Proteins from a genomic interval of Erwinia sp. SLM-02:
- a CDS encoding PTS transporter subunit EIIC has protein sequence MNKYKNIAVELVNIIGRENIISATHCATRLRLQVKDRSLIDDEKIRNVDEVKGVFFNSGQYQVILGTGIVNKVYAEFMQAFNISEVSKDEMSRQGSGSLQAGIRHLSDVFVPIVPVLGATGLFLGLKGVLFNDTVLAMFGASTLALPASVTTLMTVLCDTAFAFLAAFICWSAFKKFGGTPIIGFLIGLMLVSPALPNAYSVAYGNAQPIYLFGFIPLVGYQGSILTALITGIIGAKLEKVFRRIMPNSMDLIFTPFLVILCAVAIALLVLGPLVHGFEHYAVMAIQQFLALPAGIGGLLIGFIYPIAVMTGMHHMFIMIETSLIAGTGFNPLITVCAMYGFANAAVCLAISLKSKNVAFKTAGISATVTQLLGVSEPALFGIVMQSGMRAIAVMLCSSALGGMVLSLLSIKANSYGLAVLLSPLMYLYDRYQFITYITVGVAVAVFAFVCTLLLVRVDNKKR, from the coding sequence ATGAATAAATATAAAAATATTGCCGTTGAGCTGGTGAATATCATTGGCCGGGAAAACATTATTTCTGCAACGCACTGTGCCACCCGGCTGCGTTTACAGGTAAAAGATCGCAGCCTGATAGACGATGAGAAAATAAGAAACGTCGATGAAGTGAAAGGCGTCTTTTTTAATTCGGGGCAGTATCAGGTGATCCTCGGCACCGGGATTGTGAATAAGGTTTACGCCGAGTTTATGCAGGCGTTTAATATCAGCGAAGTCAGCAAGGATGAGATGAGCCGCCAGGGCAGCGGCTCGCTGCAGGCGGGGATCCGCCATCTTTCGGACGTATTTGTGCCAATCGTACCGGTGCTGGGGGCAACCGGGCTGTTCCTCGGGCTGAAGGGGGTGCTGTTTAACGATACGGTGCTGGCGATGTTTGGCGCCAGCACCCTCGCCCTGCCGGCCTCGGTGACCACCCTGATGACCGTGCTGTGCGATACGGCGTTTGCGTTTCTGGCGGCGTTTATCTGCTGGTCGGCTTTTAAGAAGTTTGGCGGCACGCCAATTATCGGCTTCCTGATCGGGCTGATGCTGGTGTCCCCCGCCCTGCCTAACGCCTATTCGGTCGCTTACGGCAACGCGCAGCCGATCTATCTCTTCGGTTTTATTCCGCTGGTCGGCTATCAGGGGTCGATACTGACCGCGCTGATCACCGGCATTATCGGCGCGAAGCTGGAGAAGGTTTTCCGCCGGATTATGCCCAACTCGATGGATCTGATCTTCACCCCGTTCCTGGTGATCCTCTGCGCCGTGGCGATTGCGCTGCTGGTGCTCGGCCCGCTGGTGCACGGCTTTGAGCACTATGCGGTAATGGCTATCCAGCAGTTCCTGGCGCTGCCTGCCGGTATCGGCGGCCTGCTGATCGGCTTTATCTACCCAATTGCGGTGATGACCGGGATGCACCATATGTTCATTATGATTGAAACCTCGCTGATTGCCGGCACCGGGTTCAATCCGCTGATCACCGTCTGCGCGATGTACGGGTTCGCCAACGCCGCCGTGTGCCTGGCGATTTCGCTGAAGTCGAAAAACGTGGCGTTTAAGACCGCCGGGATCTCGGCCACCGTTACCCAGCTGCTGGGCGTTTCCGAACCTGCGCTGTTCGGTATCGTCATGCAGTCCGGCATGCGGGCCATTGCCGTCATGCTGTGCAGTTCGGCGCTGGGCGGCATGGTGCTCTCCCTGCTGTCGATTAAGGCCAACTCCTACGGGCTGGCGGTGCTGCTGTCGCCGCTGATGTACCTGTACGACCGCTATCAGTTTATTACCTATATCACCGTCGGCGTGGCCGTGGCCGTCTTCGCCTT